The window ACAATTTATAAGGCAAATTAAATGCCGGAGACATCTCTAAACAGTTATCAGGTAATTAGAACCGTGCACAGTTCTTTAAGGTTTTCTATCTATCTGGCAAAACAGATGGAAACCGGAACTACTGTGCTAATTAAAACACCTGATCCACAACGAGTTAACGATGAACTATTGAAACAGGATTTAGTTAACGAAGCCAATGCCCATCTAAAACTTAGCCAGCCACGAATTAGAAAGGTCTTTGAAATTAGAGAAGAAAAGGAAACTGCTTACCTGATTGGAGAATACATAGAAGGAATGTCTCTTGCCTCTTATCTGAAAATAAACTTTAATTTGCTTACTCTGAAACAAATCCTTTCCTGGCTGCAAGAACTTTTAGAAGCACTTATTTATGCTCATAAACAGGGCTGCGTTCACCTGAATTTGAATCCTTATAACATCATTGTGGATGATAATGACCACCTGAACATAATTGGTTTCGGGAAAAACCAAAATGCCTGTAAAACCGCGATGGAAAAAGATGGCAGTTACCATCCGCTTTTATATGTTGCTCCGGAACTTTATCAATCGGGAGTTGCACTTCCTCAAGCCGACCTATTTTCTTTTGCTGTAATTGCTTATCAAATGCTTTGCGGAGTTGTGCCCTGGCGGATAGACCTGCAACTAAGCCCGGAAAAACAAAAACAGCAATCCCTCTGCCGGGCTGTAATTATGCCGGAAATAATGCATAAAGAAGTTCCGGACTGGCTTTTTGCCGCTTTATTGCAATGTTTGAAACTTGATCCCCATCTGCGGTTTTCCAATGCGGAAGAGCTTTTGCAGGTTTTTAATAAACAGGAAAACTGGCTGCCGGAAGAGGTTGAGAAGGTTGAAAAGGTTGAGGAATTTGAGAAGGTTGAGGAGGTTGAAAAAGTTGAGGAGGTTGAGGAAGTTGAGAAGGTTGAGGAAACTTCAAATAATGGATTGCTGAATTCAGATGCGGATAAAACAAAGGAAACAAACACAATAGATACCCCCGCTACTTCTTACGAAAGTGAAATTGCCCTCCCCCAAGATTTGCCTGTTGCCGATTTGGCAAATAAGCAAAGCTTACCTCAAAAAGTTGATGCTCCCGGTCTCTATGGCAAATCAGAAACTACCATCTCCAAAACCGTTCCTCCTCCAATCCCGCCTGCAATAATAAAGGAAACGACAAAACTGAAAAAGGTCTTTAAGGTTCTCATCTGGCTATCCGTAATAATTTTACTTTTTGTGATTGTAAAATATATCGCTTTTGGCAACCGACCCAAATTTACTTCCGTGGCTGATAGCACTCAAGTGGAAATTTCGGAAGAACCGCAAAACAAAAATTTGCCGATAGCAATGGTTTTGGTTCCTGCCGATACTTTAGTGATGGGGGATATTTCTCCCGAAGCAGAAGATGATGAATTTCCTCTTTTAACTATTGGCATTTCTGCTTTTTATATCAGTAAAATGGAAATCAGTCAGGCAGAATGGATGATGGTTTTTCCCAAAAATCCGGCTCATAGCAAAGACCCTGAATTACCTGTGGAAAATGTTAATTTTTACGATGTTATTGACTTTTGCAATCAGAAAAGTGTTCTGGACGGCTTTGAACCCTGCTACGATTATTATGATGATAAAGTGGTCTGTAATTTTTCTGCCAATGGCTATCGTTTACCTACAGAAGCAGAATGGGAATTTGCTGCCAAAAGTGGAAAAAGAGATAACTTCTTTGTTTATAGCGGTTCTGATCTGGCTACGGAAGTTGGCTGGTTTAGTGAAAATAGTGATGCTCAAAGCCATCCCTCCGGACAAAAACAACCAAATCAACTGGGAATTTATGATCTGAGCGGAAACATCTTTGAATGGGTGTGGAATTGGTATGCGCCGTACAATTCACGCAAATATGACCCTTTTACTGGACCGGATAAAGGAACCGATAAAGTTATTAGAGGCGGTTCATGGTATCATAATGCTTCCGAAATGAGAGTTACGAACCGTAATTTTGCCAAGCCCTATACAAAAAATGCCTATCTGGGTTTTCGGGTGGTGAGAACGAAAAGTATGTGAGTTCAAAGTTCAAAGTTCAAAGTTCAAAGTTCGGAGTTCAAAGTTCGGAGTGCAAAGTTCAAAGTTCAAAGTTCAAAGTTCAAAGTTCAAAGTTCAAAGTTCAAAGTGCAAAGTTCGGAGTTCAAAGTTCGGAGTTCAAAGTTTGTTAGGGTATTCTGGATACAAAAGGATAACTTCCATTTCTTCATTTCTGCTTGACACCAAACGGCTTATCTTGGTTTAGGTTACATTTACTAAACAGGAGAAAAAAAAAGTGGAATACACCGATTATAAAAAGACAGCCCTGGATATGATAAACCAAATTTCTGAAATTCGGAGGTTACTTTGATCCGGAACCTAAAAAGCAGGTTATAGCCGAACTGGAACAAAAAATGAATGCTCCCGATTTTTGGTCGGATCAAACAAATGCTAAAAAAGTTAGTAAACAGCTTTCCCAACTGAGAGATGAACTGGAGCATATAAAAAATCTGGATGCTATGAAGGGAGAACTGGAAGCATATATAACCTTACTGGATGAGGATTTCAGTGCTGAGTTACTGGAAGAAGCAGTTGCCGAACTTCCCTGGTTGCAAAACTTTATTGCCAAAGCCGAAATTGAATGCTATCTGAACGATAAATACGATCACAACGATGCTCTGCTGACAATTCATTCCGGTGCCGGAGGAACGGAATCTCAGGATTGGGCTGAAATGCTGTTACGAATGTATGCTCACTGGGCTGAGAAAAATAATTACAGTTTCAATATCATTGATTCTCTGCCGGGTGAAGAAGCAGGACTTAAAAGTGTAAGTGTTGAAGTTAAAGGAGATTATGCCTACGGGATGTTAAAAAGTGAGATTGGTGTTCACCGCCTGGTGAGAATAAGCCCTTTTAACGCTCAAGGGAAAAGACAGACCTCCTTTGCCTCGGTTTTTGTGTATCCGGAATTTGATGAAGAACCGGAAATAGAGATTGACCCTAAAGACCTGAAAATAGATACTTTCCGCTCCAGTGGAGCCGGCGGACAACATGTGAATACCACCGATTCTGCCGTGCGGATTACTCATCTACCTACAAATATCGTAGTTTCCTGCCAAAATGAACGCAGCCAAATTCAAAATCGCGAAAAAGCGATGTCCATCCTCAAAAGCCGTTTATATCAATACTATGAAGAACAACGAGATAAAGAAAAACAATCCGTTGAGAATAGTAAAACGGAAATCGGCTGGGGTAATCAAATTCGCAGCTATGTTTTTCAGCCCTACCAAATGATTAAAGATCATAGAACTAACTACGAAACAGGGAATATAGATAAAGTGATGGATGGCGATTTGAATGATTTTATCTATGCCTGGCTGAAATATAACGCACAACAGAGGATAAATGGCTAAGCAGGATTATCAGGAATTGCTGAAAGAACTGGATAGAAACAAATTACCTAACCACATCGGTTTGATTATGGATGGTAACGGACGCTGGGCAAAAAAACGAAACAGACCTCATCTTTATGGCCATAGAGCCGGGGTGAAAGCTTTGCGACAAGTTGTAGAACTGGGTGTGGAACTGAAACTGCAATACTTGACTTTCTATGCTTTTTCTACGGAAAATTGGAACCGACCAGCAAAAGAAGTGCAAGGTCTGCTGAAATTACTCAAAGAGCAACTGAAAAAGGAAATTCCGGAATTGATGAAGCAGAATATCTACGCTCAATTTATTGGAACGGATGTTGGGTTGGAAGAAAATTACCGCAAAGAGATAAATTCCCTTGTGGCACAGACCCATAATAATACCGGGATGATCGTTAATTTTGCTTTTAACTATGGAGGTCGCCTGGAAATTATTGAGGGCTTTAAAAAGTTTATGACTTTGCACCCTGATGAATGGAAAAAACTAACTCCTGAGGAATTTGGAAATTATCTTTGGACTGCAGGTCAGCCCGATCCCGATTTGATAATTAGAACCAGCGGAGAAAAACGCCTTTCCAATTTCCTGATCTGGCAGGCAGCTTATTCCGAACTCTATATTACCGATACATTGTGGCCTGATTTTAATAAAGTGGAAATGATTAAAGCGCTTTTAGATTATGCCTCACGCGAACGCAGGTTTGGAGGCAGAAATGAATGAATTGCTAAAAAGAGTGCTGGTAGCCGTTATCTTAATTCCGGTTGTTCTTATTGTTCTGTATTACAGAGGGTTGCCTTTGGTTATATCCTTATTGCTGGTAGTTTTTTTGGGGTGCCTGGAATATATTCGGATGATGCATAAAGCCGGAGTTAACATCAATTATTTTTGGGTTATTCTCAATTCCCTTTTCTATTTGGCTCTAATTTATACTGAAGGGAAGGATTTACCGTTACTGTGGCTGGTTTTGCTGTTAGCTGTTGGGGAAACACTATTTACCTGGAATGAAGATAAATCTGTTCCCCGTTTGTTTGCTACCCTTTTTGGCTTTGTTTATACAGCGTTTTTTCCTGCTTTGATTGTGCGGGTGGGTCTATACTATGAGGAATATAATTTTTTACTTGCCTTAATTCTGCTAATTTGGTTTGTGGATTCCACTGCATATTTTGTTGGAATGAAAATGGGAAAACATAGAAATATAACGGCTGTCAGTCCTCGCAAGTCACTGGAAGGTTTTATTGCAGGAATTCTTGCGCCGTGGCTGATTTTGATTATATTATATGTTTGCAAGGTTGAAATCCTGCCTTATTCCTATTTGGCTGTTTTAGCTGTAGCGGCTGGAATTTTCGGTCAATTAGGGGACTTGGTGGAATCAATGTTTAAGCGATATTGTAAAGTGAAGAACAGTTCTAATCTGCTTCCGGGTCACGGAGGTATTTTAGACCGCTGTGACAGTATCCTGTTTGCAGGTTCTTTTTTATACTGTGCTTTGGAAATTTTAATTAAAGTGAGGTAACAACGATGAAAAAAGCACTAATTCTAATCGTTATGTTGGCTGCTACGGCAGCTATCTTTGCTCAGGTCTATGCTGTTGATCTCTTCTTTTCAGAATATGTGGAAGGAACGAGCAACAATAAGGCATTGGAGATTTTTAACGGAACGGGTGATCCAGTGGATTTATCCAATTATACCATTAAACTTGCTTCCAATGGAGGAACCTGGAGCACTACCAACACTCTTACTATGAGTGGCGTTCTGGATGATGGTGAGGTTTATGTGATAGCCAATTCAGGAGCCGAAGCATCTATTCTATCAATTGCCAATGTTACATCTACGGTTACTTATTATAACGGTAATGATGTAGTTGGCTTATTTAACGGAACTACCCTTATTGATATTATCGGTGTTTATCAACAAGACCCTGGAACAAGCAATTGGCCTGTTGCCGGAACTGCTTCTGCTACTGCAGAACATACTTTAATTCGGAAACCAACCGTTATTCAGGGAAATACTGATTTTATTGCCGGTGCCGGAACTAATGCCGATGATTCTGAATGGACTGTTCATCCTCAGAATTATTTTGCGGACTTAGGTCAGCATACTTTTGATCCGGGTGCTCCGCAACAAGCTGCCACGCCTACTTTTAATCCTCCTGCCGGGGTTTACGGCAATCCTATCAGTGTAACAATATCTTCTACAACGCCCGGAGCTACAATTCGTTACACAACCGATGGCAGTGAACCGGGTGAAACATCAACCCTATATTCTGCTCCCGTTGCTGTTGCCACTACCACTACTTTGAAAGCAAAAGCTTTTGCCTCGGGATTCAGCCCTTCTTACACTGCTACAGCCAGTTATATTTTCCCGGTGCAACTTGCCAATATTGCTGCTTTGCGTGCTGCGGCAGCTGATGGAACTACTATCTATCAACTTGCCAACGAAGTGATTCTTACAATGCAACAAAGCTGGCGTCACCAGAAATTTGTGCAAGATGCTACAGCAGCTATTTTGATTGATGACTATAACAGCATAATTACCACTCCTTATAATATTGGAGATGGAATTACTGGAATTACGGGAACTCTAAATCGTTATACAACAGGAATGCTGCAATTCTGGCCTGTAACAAATCCCGGTCCTGCTACTTCTACCGGAAATGTAATTATTCCCCAATTAGCTACTATAGCGGAAATTACTAACAATGCGGAAACCTATCAATCCCGTTTAATGCGTCTGGATAATGTTCACTATGCCAGCCCCAGCGGAGATTATGCAGCTCAAACCAGTTATGATTTAGTGGATGCTACGGGTACGATTGTGATGCGAACTCAATTCTCCGATGCGAATTATATTGGAACTCCCATGCATCAGGGTAATTTCAATGTGTATGTGATTGTAACTCAATATAACACAGCTACACAAGTTACTCCCAGAATGCTGAGTGATTTCAATCCTGTTGCCAATGATGATGAAGTGCATACTCCTTTTGCTATTCAGCTTATAGGCAACTATCCCAATCCCTTCAATCCCGAAACAACTATTCGCTTCAGAATGGAGAAAGCTGCTCCTGCGGAAGTTACTATTTATAGCGAAAAAGGACAAGTTGTTAAAACATTTAATTCTATTGCCACTGCCGGTATAAATAGTATTGTTTGGGATGGAAAAGATAGCAATGGTAATTCCGTTAGCAGCGGAGTTTATCTGTTCCGTCTAAAATCTGGAAGTTACAGCAGCACCAAAAAGATGGTTTTGATGAAATAACCGGAGGACTCTGTTCCTCTGCAAGAAAGTGTAGTCGGAGAACTCTGTTCCTCCGCAAGAAAAAAAAGGAGTTTCAGCGAGCTCCGACTACACTATAATGAGCTTTGATTAAATACTAAGACAGCATACTGACAACCTATTTTACGAAGGATAATAAAACCAGGATGCCGGTATGCTGTTTTACTATTAAGTGAACGATGCAAACACTAAAAAGAAAACTGTTGCTGATTACGGATTTATATCCCAATAAATTCAATCCGGTAAACGGTGTATTTGTTCAGCAGCAGGCAATTGAACTATCCAGGTTTTATCAGGTTCAGGTTGTCGCTGCCTGTGATAAAAATCCTTATATAATTTATCAACAGCAGCAGGATGGCTTTCCTGTAAAAATAATCTGCTATCCCTATTGGAGGAGATTTTTTTTAACTTCGCTGATTACTTACAGATTATTGGCTCTACCGGCAATAGAACGATGCTATAAAAGATTTCAGCCCGATTTAATTCACATTCACGATTATCGTCATATTCCGGAATTATTTTGGCTGAAGCCCTGGCTGAATAAGCTTCCTGTTCCCAAATATCTTACTTTGCATAATATCCGCACGCATCCACAGCGGTTGAAAAATAACCCGCGTTCAGGTTTTTACAGTTGGGCACTGAAAAGAACTTTAACAAACTGGAACCA is drawn from Candidatus Cloacimonas sp. and contains these coding sequences:
- the prfB gene encoding peptide chain release factor 2; this translates as MKFGGYFDPEPKKQVIAELEQKMNAPDFWSDQTNAKKVSKQLSQLRDELEHIKNLDAMKGELEAYITLLDEDFSAELLEEAVAELPWLQNFIAKAEIECYLNDKYDHNDALLTIHSGAGGTESQDWAEMLLRMYAHWAEKNNYSFNIIDSLPGEEAGLKSVSVEVKGDYAYGMLKSEIGVHRLVRISPFNAQGKRQTSFASVFVYPEFDEEPEIEIDPKDLKIDTFRSSGAGGQHVNTTDSAVRITHLPTNIVVSCQNERSQIQNREKAMSILKSRLYQYYEEQRDKEKQSVENSKTEIGWGNQIRSYVFQPYQMIKDHRTNYETGNIDKVMDGDLNDFIYAWLKYNAQQRING
- a CDS encoding bifunctional serine/threonine-protein kinase/formylglycine-generating enzyme family protein, whose protein sequence is MPETSLNSYQVIRTVHSSLRFSIYLAKQMETGTTVLIKTPDPQRVNDELLKQDLVNEANAHLKLSQPRIRKVFEIREEKETAYLIGEYIEGMSLASYLKINFNLLTLKQILSWLQELLEALIYAHKQGCVHLNLNPYNIIVDDNDHLNIIGFGKNQNACKTAMEKDGSYHPLLYVAPELYQSGVALPQADLFSFAVIAYQMLCGVVPWRIDLQLSPEKQKQQSLCRAVIMPEIMHKEVPDWLFAALLQCLKLDPHLRFSNAEELLQVFNKQENWLPEEVEKVEKVEEFEKVEEVEKVEEVEEVEKVEETSNNGLLNSDADKTKETNTIDTPATSYESEIALPQDLPVADLANKQSLPQKVDAPGLYGKSETTISKTVPPPIPPAIIKETTKLKKVFKVLIWLSVIILLFVIVKYIAFGNRPKFTSVADSTQVEISEEPQNKNLPIAMVLVPADTLVMGDISPEAEDDEFPLLTIGISAFYISKMEISQAEWMMVFPKNPAHSKDPELPVENVNFYDVIDFCNQKSVLDGFEPCYDYYDDKVVCNFSANGYRLPTEAEWEFAAKSGKRDNFFVYSGSDLATEVGWFSENSDAQSHPSGQKQPNQLGIYDLSGNIFEWVWNWYAPYNSRKYDPFTGPDKGTDKVIRGGSWYHNASEMRVTNRNFAKPYTKNAYLGFRVVRTKSM
- a CDS encoding chitobiase/beta-hexosaminidase C-terminal domain-containing protein, whose amino-acid sequence is MKKALILIVMLAATAAIFAQVYAVDLFFSEYVEGTSNNKALEIFNGTGDPVDLSNYTIKLASNGGTWSTTNTLTMSGVLDDGEVYVIANSGAEASILSIANVTSTVTYYNGNDVVGLFNGTTLIDIIGVYQQDPGTSNWPVAGTASATAEHTLIRKPTVIQGNTDFIAGAGTNADDSEWTVHPQNYFADLGQHTFDPGAPQQAATPTFNPPAGVYGNPISVTISSTTPGATIRYTTDGSEPGETSTLYSAPVAVATTTTLKAKAFASGFSPSYTATASYIFPVQLANIAALRAAAADGTTIYQLANEVILTMQQSWRHQKFVQDATAAILIDDYNSIITTPYNIGDGITGITGTLNRYTTGMLQFWPVTNPGPATSTGNVIIPQLATIAEITNNAETYQSRLMRLDNVHYASPSGDYAAQTSYDLVDATGTIVMRTQFSDANYIGTPMHQGNFNVYVIVTQYNTATQVTPRMLSDFNPVANDDEVHTPFAIQLIGNYPNPFNPETTIRFRMEKAAPAEVTIYSEKGQVVKTFNSIATAGINSIVWDGKDSNGNSVSSGVYLFRLKSGSYSSTKKMVLMK
- a CDS encoding phosphatidate cytidylyltransferase, with translation MPHANAGLEAEMNELLKRVLVAVILIPVVLIVLYYRGLPLVISLLLVVFLGCLEYIRMMHKAGVNINYFWVILNSLFYLALIYTEGKDLPLLWLVLLLAVGETLFTWNEDKSVPRLFATLFGFVYTAFFPALIVRVGLYYEEYNFLLALILLIWFVDSTAYFVGMKMGKHRNITAVSPRKSLEGFIAGILAPWLILIILYVCKVEILPYSYLAVLAVAAGIFGQLGDLVESMFKRYCKVKNSSNLLPGHGGILDRCDSILFAGSFLYCALEILIKVR
- a CDS encoding isoprenyl transferase, whose translation is MAKQDYQELLKELDRNKLPNHIGLIMDGNGRWAKKRNRPHLYGHRAGVKALRQVVELGVELKLQYLTFYAFSTENWNRPAKEVQGLLKLLKEQLKKEIPELMKQNIYAQFIGTDVGLEENYRKEINSLVAQTHNNTGMIVNFAFNYGGRLEIIEGFKKFMTLHPDEWKKLTPEEFGNYLWTAGQPDPDLIIRTSGEKRLSNFLIWQAAYSELYITDTLWPDFNKVEMIKALLDYASRERRFGGRNE